From the genome of Oncorhynchus masou masou isolate Uvic2021 chromosome 15, UVic_Omas_1.1, whole genome shotgun sequence:
cgcctccctcatcatctcatcTTTCACCAGCTTCTCATTCTCACTCTTCAGCACCTTGATGGCTACATCAGTGTGGCCCCTGGAACCACACAGGAATTATTGGTGTTATGAATAGGGCCCCATGTTTTTCCTAATTATAACCTATAACTGGGGTCCAGATTTTTTCCTGATCAGCTAATTTTGTCAGTAAAAATAACGAGAAACCTCTGACCTAAAAGGTAGTTATCAATTGTTATAAATGGCTCTAGGCTAACGTTATAGGTTCTAAACTGATGTTCTGGTTTGATTCATCCAAAAAGCAGGTCAACCCCCCTCTCACTTATTTGTTTTGAAGACTCCTTTCTTGACACAGCCAAAGTTTCCAGAGCCGAGCTCCACCTCGTCAATCATCAGCTGATCCCTATTGATGAAGAACTTCTTCAGGTCATTGGGGTCATGGTAAGGGTTGACAAATTCACTGCAGTCCATGGGCAACATTGGACGGTCTGTGGGGGGGGGAGTCTTGATTTCCTTGGAGCCCCCCAGAGGTACTGTAAGAAAGGGACAAACCACAGGGAAATGTCTTAAAGACATTGGTTgtgttgtgtatcggaggacgcatgactttcaaccttcgtctcttgatgaagacaagatagtagctactaaaaacaattggataccacgaaattggggagaaaaaggggtaaaaaaaaaaaatatatatatatatatataagacacATTTAGTgatttgtgtatgtgtgggttTTGGTAGAAAGACCATGTGTGTCTGTTGTAATGTTATTGACCTACCTCCAGGTGGCGGTGTGTATCCATTTGTTCTGGGCCGCCTCTGAAAGAAATGTACTGTAttcaatagtaataataataataataataataagccatttagcagatgcctCAATAAATACATTGGAAAGAGAGTATCTACCATGGAGAATGATCTTGATACTCACCCCCGAGGGCACAACAGGAGTCTCTGAAAATGGATTTGAGAAATAAGAAAATTAATTTAATGGCATGAGGGACAAAGTTAAGTGAAACAATAAGAAGAATTTGATAATTGTGAACAAAATGTTAGTTAAGTACGTTTGGTGTTGTTGCGGTTCACACACGGTTCCCTCAGAACTGTCACTAGCCCATCAGGTTTCATCTTCAGATACTCAACCAGCTgtagaagggagggagagtggcaGGGAAAGATAACTCTCTTTGTCTTAAACATTAGGTAGCAGACATAATAAACTTGGACTCATTTATTGGAGAAGAGAGAATAGCCTACCTGCCACACAGTGTCAAATTTGGTTCCCTCTGGCATGGAGTACTTTCCTGATTTGTCATGTAGGATCTGGTAATGGTAGGTCGTTTTTCCATACATCAAAGAAAGGGCAAAGGTTCCAGACTCTTCCCTGTCTCTGACTCTGATTAATAAAAACTCAAATCAAAATATGTTGTGGGTGTTTTTAGAACCTTTGTGTAGTGTTTGACTAAAATGCATTTCATGACTCACAGGAACTTTCCATCTGGCTGTGCCCCGGAGTAGAGCCGCCTCTCCCCTTCCTGGCGAGGTATCTTGCTGTGGTACCAGGGCATCCTCTCATGGGCGGTGGTGGCGATCAGCTTCTCCAGCTGTGGAGCCTGGCTGATGATAGCCTGCTCCATGGCCTCCCCCTGAACACAGATACAAAGTCAGACAGGAAACTACATCAGAGACAGTGTTTATGTGACTTCAGGCCCTGCTGCCTCTCATCCTGTGATAGTCGCTCTGGTTAACAGCGTCTGtgaaattactcaaatgtaattTAGCCAACCCTCACCTCCAGGTTCCAGGTCTGTCGTACATACTCCCTCAGCATGTTGTCCCTCAGGTTATCAAAGACGCCTGCTCTGATGGGGTTGTCTGGGGAGCGCAGACAGGGCTTCCTCAGGGTGCACACCAGGCCATCTGAATCATTACTGTAAAACTCACAGAGCTCCGCTGGACCACAGTGGGGCTTTCCACCTGCAATACAGTAGGTGCTGTTGAGCTGTTTCTCCACAGAGTAGTGGTGGAACTCCACGTTCCACACCAGAGAGACCACGTAGCCGCCCAGGCTCCGCAAACACTGGCGAAGCAGGAACAGCCCGTCGGCCATGCCTGCCAGCTTCAGGTGCTCCTCAGCCTCCGAACGACTGATACTGCCGTAGAAGAAAGGCAGCTCTGCCGCAGGGTCTGTCGCCATGTCTGAGTCTCCTCAGGCAGTACGAGGGAAGACTCCTCAGTTAAAAGGGTTGGAGATGGCTGGAGGCTCCTGGTTAAAGATCTATGTAAGGAGAATGGAAAATAATCATGGATGACtactatttaaaaaaacaatattCAAATTACTACAGAATATGTGTTTTTCTAATTGAGGTTGTTGATGAGGTACTGTCTTCAGCCTTTATCATAACTCACATTGAGCCTCCATCTTATGGACCCAGATGAGTGACTGAGGTATTTGTGTGGTTGGGCTGTTCAGTGTGCAGTATTTGAGATAGGGAGTGTGTGTTTCTCTGCACCGGCACAGGCTGGTGTTAAGCACAGCCACAACAGGAAGTTGACAACCGCCCCCATCCTCCTTCTCCAACCTCTCTTTAGTTTCTCACTCTTCCGTTGAGCAGGTGCTGCTGTTTCCAAAACTTTTCAACACACTAGTGACTAATTTAAATGAAAATTAAGGGAACATATCTTTTTTTAGataaatgaaaataaaaaaacaaacagatgtAAAGCCCCCAACTTGTGCTTTTAACTGACTATCAGGAAATGTACAATAAACCAAGTGTAGACTACAGGTTAGCATCACAGCATTTTGTGTCTGTTCTACTGTGAGCTAGCTTTATTTGATAACAAGCGAGAAAAGCCTGTTGGTGGAAAATACACAGTTGAGTATCATGATAACTTTCAAAACATGGATACCACATCACACACACTTACAAAAAGGAGCTTGGTAGACAAAATAAAGATGGGCATTGAATCAGTTAACATAGTGATACTTTGATGTAGTTTTCTATTTGCGGTCGTCATATAACTTCTCCTTTTTCTTTTCAATTGACACCGCCATTTTGGAAAAAGAAAGCTTTAGCTAAACATGTTTTCCAATCTGTTGGTGTGAGTCATAGGTTAGGGTGGTTTTCCTTGATCTGGTTTGCAGTTAAATGACCTGCCAAAATTAAACTTCAGTTAATTACATGATACACAATTACTACTAGCTCCTTATGGGAACTCTTCATGGCCAATATGTGATTTTTGTTTCAGAGATCTGAAGTCTTGTGCTTGGTGAAATGATTCTCTGAGGTGGTGGTATGTCAAAGGGGGAGAATGTAAGGACTTTCACCTGAAGCTTGTGTCTGTGCTTAAAAGTGTAGTGTGATTCAACCACAGTTTCCTGGGCGTACCTGTGACAGACTGCCCACATCCACggcggacacacagacagagccacagAGAGCCGCAATGAGCCACAACGCACATAGACTCCACCATGGCCTGAGaacttcaaccccccccccccccctcaccacaCGGTTAAAGGACAGtggcctttacatgttgtgaaTGGCTCAAACTGAACTGACTAGTGTTTCGTTTTATTTCCTGTCTTTATCCTGATATTATATGAGCTGAATTTAACAGCTAAAACCCTGAATGACAGAAGAAAGTACTTGAGAGTAACCATAGAGGTCAGTTTCCATGAAAATTGAAAGATGTTGAGCATAAAAACCAATCTGTCAGAGAAGAAGACGTATTGTCAACAAGAGAGTTGTTGACTAGGAAATGTCCACATTTTATTTTCTAGTTTCCTGAATTTATGAGTGAACACAGACAAAACCATAAAGGTCTCACCACTACTTAATAATTGGAGCATAAATATGCTGTTTGCTTTTGAACACACCAATTCTCTTCCCTCATCTTGCTTTCCTTCCACCTCAGAACAGACATTAGGACCACATAGAAAACAGCAGTAGGTCTATACTCTCTGTGTTTTGCCTGGAGGTTGGTTGTAGTTAACAGCTGAGCCAGTACAGGGCATACAGTACCAGCCTCGGCAGGCTGAAGTCTGTAGCTTTAAAGAGCGGGGAGATAGCAGAGCAGAAACCCTTCTGTGTTCTGACGCACAGCTTTTCCCATGCAGGTACAAGTGTCTTTGAGCTCTACAGATGGAATGCCCTACCCACTGCGGCACAGAGGATAACACCGAGGGTCTTTGGTTTGGCTATAAAACATGACATTCATCAACTATTAACAGTTGACTCAGGGTTGCTAAATTAGTTCATTGGCTCATGGCCATGAACTGTAACAATAATAATGCATATTTGCCTTGTATTTCATATAATCATAGTAAGACCAAACAAAGTGTGGGTTATTATTTGTCTTTGAATTGGATTCAATTGATCATACAAAAGACACTTTATATATCAGGAGGGGTATCGGTTTTGTAAGTTACTCTAATGAAAACATTCCTAAATCATTACATTACTTTGGCTACTATGCACTTAGCAACATTTTTAAAATCAGGCAAACATCTAATAAGTTAGGCTTATCAAAACATGTCCAAATATATACATGTGTTCAATGCAGTAATTCTTTATTTTGTTATCATTCTAGGCCACTAGAACAGATAAACCACACCATGTTGCTTAATAACGCCTGCAGTGTTTTGTAGAAACAACCACACAAATAGGCCTACAAACATCAAGCGTAGGTCTACATTAAAATGATGGGAGGTTAATGTACAAATTAAGTCAGTGGGCCAGACTGCATTCCTTACGTCAATGGAAAATTGAAGAGACTCCAATGCGCATATTTTTCCTATGGGCCTACGTAGAAGATTATTGTCGATTTCAAATCAAGCTTTTTGAAATTCGTTTCCTGCTTTTGTTTTATGAACATGTAACCCGCAAAGTGCTTACTGTTGCCTTGTTGGGTTTCGGACAGTGGCCCCTCATCCAACTATATTTAGCCAGTCGAGCTTAAGACCAAACCTAAGAGTATAATTAAGTATTTGTAAGCCCTAACTCTTTCCCTGGAACGACAACACATCAGTCTCAGTGATCTGGGTTGTGGTATCTCTATAAAGAGTTGAGCTATACATGGGCCCAGAagtcctcagatcctcaggaCACTAGTTTAGCCAGTCATGTTTAAGCCAGGGACCTATATCTCAGCAGGCAAATCATGTTGTATTTTATAGATATTCCATTGCATTGGTTGAACTGAATTACAGTAGGTCCGTAAATGTCACAGAAGGTTGGTCTGTCATCTAGATGAGAATGAGTCTCTTAAAAATAATAGAAAAAGGCAGCACCTTATTTTCATACAAAGCACAGTATTGGTAATCTATTTTGTAATAATTATCTGATTACACGTGCCAACGAGTCTCAAAATAGAATCTATAATTCAAAAAGAAAGTTACAAGCAATAAACAACACACATAGAACCCTTGGGTGTGTCCACTTGAAAACCGTACCCCCTTTTGGCTTTCTATTCATATACACAATGAAAAGAACTATTTATAAATATAATCTCTACTTTTGAAGCCACAGCTAGAATGTCTTTGCCACACTGTGATGAACACATTTTGCATTTGTTACAGCATAAACTCTGCTAATAGAAACGTATGAACACTTAAATGTGTTCAAGGCACTGGTTACAAGGGAAGACACATTTCCAGAACA
Proteins encoded in this window:
- the LOC135556454 gene encoding tyrosine-protein kinase ZAP-70-like; the protein is MATDPAAELPFFYGSISRSEAEEHLKLAGMADGLFLLRQCLRSLGGYVVSLVWNVEFHHYSVEKQLNSTYCIAGGKPHCGPAELCEFYSNDSDGLVCTLRKPCLRSPDNPIRAGVFDNLRDNMLREYVRQTWNLEGEAMEQAIISQAPQLEKLIATTAHERMPWYHSKIPRQEGERRLYSGAQPDGKFLVRDREESGTFALSLMYGKTTYHYQILHDKSGKYSMPEGTKFDTVWQLVEYLKMKPDGLVTVLREPCVNRNNTKQTPVVPSGRRPRTNGYTPPPGVPLGGSKEIKTPPPTDRPMLPMDCSEFVNPYHDPNDLKKFFINRDQLMIDEVELGSGNFGCVKKGVFKTNKGHTDVAIKVLKSENEKLVKDEMMREAEIMHQLSNPYIVRMLGLCQAECLMLVMEMASVGPLNKFLSTNKDKVTVENIVGLMHQVSMGMKYLEEKKFVHRDLAARNVLLVNQQFAKISDFGLSKVLGADDNYYKARIAGKWPLKWYAPECMNFHKFSSKSDVWSFGVTMWEAFSYGGKPYKKMKGPEVTSFIASGSRMECPSGCPDRMYALMKDCWTYKHEDRPGFVKVEECMRIFYYSISNKTPPDAAEPLK